The following proteins are co-located in the Haliotis asinina isolate JCU_RB_2024 chromosome 13, JCU_Hal_asi_v2, whole genome shotgun sequence genome:
- the LOC137260455 gene encoding uncharacterized protein: MAFGSLTARMFVRGFTPGCILLVLLCELPVRGEDPPVCTVKGRVYTELKWYGYLVQKPFHQDWAKIQYQISYPVSECCTNLLIYYDDQIRELKEGMTCKERENILPANNNQVIPLYKNNKTVGCNVWNKTGESYYVCLGERIFRSSGPRTWYFALSRCGSKTPLNLNYVFNISGFYGECEDDPLAKTYIPPVNAPTDRYMFVAIGLGVVAGVALILAAIFFALWLLGTRNRTANKGSSVTSSQATMTQDDVFYVNPSLSDQGQTDYSQSSSENYYEVIPERRSYESINTHLAVPHGHGHAHGHPHPHAHGARHATYVKDMRHPSFPAQLLFEDYPPPPYQPPRGLPKHHTLHHPPHHHHPLIAAHSLHHTAQIRERPGGAGPGPERVPLQTHTETSA; encoded by the coding sequence ATGGCGTTTGGTTCTCTCACTGCAAGGATGTTTGTGCGGGGTTTTACCCCTGGATGTATTCTTCTGGTTCTGCTCTGTGAGCTGCCTGTGAGGGGTGAGGACCCTCCCGTGTGCACAGTGAAAGGACGTGTATATACAGAACTGAAGTGGTACGGTTATCTCGTTCAGAAACCTTTCCACCAAGACTGGGCCAAGATTCAGTACCAGATCTCATACCCAGTGTCGGAATGCTGCACCAACCTGCTTATATACTACGATGATCAGATTCGGGAACTAAAAGAGGGGATGACTTGTAAGGAACGAGAGAACATTCTACCCGCGaacaacaatcaagtgatcccGTTATACAAGAACAACAAAACAGTAGGGTGCAATGTCTGGAACAAAACCGGAGAGTCATACTATGTGTGTCTCGGGGAGCGAATCTTCCGATCGAGCGGCCCCAGAACTTGGTATTTCGCTCTCAGTCGCTGTGGGTCAAAGACTCCGTTGAATTTAAACTATGTATTTAATATTTCTGGATTCTATGGCGAGTGTGAGGACGACCCTCTTGCTAAGACCTACATTCCCCCTGTCAACGCTCCCACGGATAGATACATGTTTGTGGCTATCGGTCTAGGGGTGGTGGCAGGGGTTGCTCTCATTCTAGCTGCTATTTTCTTCGCGTTGTGGCTCCTGGGAACTAGGAACCGGACTGCGAATAAGGGCAGCTCCGTGACGTCGAGCCAAGCCACCATGACTCAGGACGACGTCTTCTACGTGAACCCGTCCCTGTCCGACCAGGGACAGACGGACTACAGCCAGTCGAGCTCTGAGAACTATTATGAAGTTATTCCAGAGAGACGGAGCTATGAGAGCATCAACACTCATCTTGCCGTACCCCACGGTCACGGGCACGCTCATggtcacccccacccccacgccCACGGGGCAAGGCATGCAACATATGTTAAGGACATGCGCCACCCGTCATTCCCAGCGCAGCTTTTGTTTGAGGATTACCCACCTCCTCCCTACCAGCCACCCCGCGGCCTACCCAAACACCACACCCTTCATCACCCACCCCACCATCACCATCCTCTGATCGCCGCCCATTCCCTTCACCACACAGCTCAAATCAGAGAGAGACCCGGTGGGGCAGGGCCAGGACCAGAGAGAGTCCCCCTTCAGACCCACACGGAAACAAGTGCATAA